The Dehalobacter sp. DCM sequence CTATAATTTGCGTAAGACGATTTCATATAGTTTACTGGTATTACCTTGATCTGCAAAGACATTACACGGTATGACAATTATGGAAGGAGAAGGTCAATGTCTAGTCAGCTTCGGTCAGTAACGATTAAATTCGATCAGGAATTATTTGAACAGATTCGTTTGATTGCGGATAAACGGGGTGAGACCACGTCAGATACTGTCCGCTATCTGCTTGCGCGGGGTTTAGAAGAACGCATCTACGAACAGAATGCTGAACTCATTGCCAGAATTGTTCGCGAAGAAGTCGAGAAGGCCATGCTCCCGTACACCGGCTTTGTTCCGCAAACCGTACCCCAACGCGCCAAACCAAAGCTTGTTCCGGCCCAAGACCCCAGAAGCCTTGCGTTATTCCGTCGAACAAGCTGAGGAATTTTTGTAAGACTCCATATTAATCAAGAAAGGTTATTGATCAACTATGAAAAGAAGACTATCCATACTACTTGTACTTATGCTTTCACTGACTCTGGTACTTACAGGCTGCAGCAGCTCTAAGAAATTTGATGAAAATGCATCCTTTGACACCCTTGTTTCCCAAGCCAAAGGCTCAACGGTGACCTTTTATGGCTGGGGTGGAGACGACCTGCGTAATAACTGGCTGGATAATGTTGTCGCTCCCGCCCTCAAAGAGAAATATAATATTACATTAAATAGAGTCCCGATGGACATCGATCAAATTTTAAGCAAGCTGTCCGGTGAAAAACAAGCCGGTACCACAGACGGAACGATCGATCTGATTTGGATCAATGGCGAGAATTTCTACTCAGCAAAAGATAAAGGCTATCTGTATGGTCCGTTTACACAGAAGTTGCCCAATTATGCCAAATATATTGACCAAACTGCCGCTGAGAATCTAAGAGATTTTGGCTACACAATTGATGGCTACGAGGCTCCCTATGGTAAAGCCCAGATGGTGATGATCAATGATAGTGCGGCAACGCCTGAAACTCCTAAAAACACTGCTGAACTGCTAGCTTACTGCAAAGCAAATAAGGGGAAAGTGACTTATCCGGCTCTTCCTGATTTTACCGGCAGTGCTTTTGTCCGCAGCATCATTTGTGACATTGTCGGATATGAACAATTTGCGGATATGCCCGCAGACAAAGCTACCGTCAAAAATGCCATTCAGCCTGCTATCGATTACCTGACGGAATTAAATCCGTATCTGTGGCGCGAAGGCAAGACCTTCCCTGCAACGATCGCCCAGGTCGATAACATGTTTGCTGATAACGAATTGGTCATGACCATGAGCTATGAGCCCTATTCCGCAGCGACCAAAATCGCTAACGGCACATATAAAGCCACGGCTACATCGTTCCTTTTTGATAAGGGTATGGTCGGCAACACCAACTATATCGCCATTGCTCAAAACAGTCCCAATAAAGCGGGTGCTCTGGTCGTCGTCAATGAAATGATTTCGGCTGAAATACAGGCTTCCCAGTTCAGCAAGCTGAGATCGCTGCCCGTCGTCGACTATAATAAACTTTCTGACGACGAGAAGAAACTCTTTGACAGTGTCGATCTCGGCCAGGGTTCGATTCCCCAAGACATCCTATTAAGCAAACGCGTTCCTGAGATGCCGGCGAAACTCATTCCGATTATTGAAGAAATCTGGCTGGAAGAAGTTGTGGGCAAGTGATTAAAAAACCCTTTCTCCTTCTGCTGCCAGTCATTGTACTCAGTCTGTTGTTTGTGATCGGTATCTTAAATGGACTTATTCAAAGTTTTGGCATCATGCCTTCACTTGGATTAACTGTACCGACTTTAAAATACTATAGTGAAATATTCAGCCGTCCCGATTTGCTTTCTGCAATCGGGATGAGCCTATATATTACACTCTTATCGTCTATAGGCGCGGTGGTGCTCGGTGTCTTTATTTGCGCTTTGCTGGTAATGAGCGGCAAAGCCAAAGGAAGAACACTGCAGCTGATCAAAATACCTATAGCTATTCCGCATACTGTGGTTGCCTTATTCGTAATTTTGATTTTTGCTCAAAGCGGGTTGCTCGCCAGAGTTTTCTATCACCTCGACATCATTGCTTCCCAGGACGCATTTCCGGCACTGCTTTATGCGCGTAATGGCCTCGGGATCATTCTGGCTTACATTTGGAAAGAAGTTCCTTTCGTTGTCTTTTTCGTTGTTTCGATCATGGCCAACATCAATACCTCTCTCGGCGAAGCCGCTCAAAACCTGGGTGCTTCCCGCTGGCGTACTTTTATCGATATTACCCTGCCTCTATGTATGCCATCAATCAAAAACGCCTTCTTGATCATCTTTGCTTTCAGTCTGGGTGCTTATGAACTTCCATTCCTCCTAGGCTCAACTGTTCCGCGGGCTCTTCCTGTCCAGGCTTATATTGAGTATACCCACCCGGATTTGCTGCATCGCCCTTATGCCATGGCCTTAAATGGCATTCTGT is a genomic window containing:
- a CDS encoding ABC transporter substrate-binding protein, whose amino-acid sequence is MKRRLSILLVLMLSLTLVLTGCSSSKKFDENASFDTLVSQAKGSTVTFYGWGGDDLRNNWLDNVVAPALKEKYNITLNRVPMDIDQILSKLSGEKQAGTTDGTIDLIWINGENFYSAKDKGYLYGPFTQKLPNYAKYIDQTAAENLRDFGYTIDGYEAPYGKAQMVMINDSAATPETPKNTAELLAYCKANKGKVTYPALPDFTGSAFVRSIICDIVGYEQFADMPADKATVKNAIQPAIDYLTELNPYLWREGKTFPATIAQVDNMFADNELVMTMSYEPYSAATKIANGTYKATATSFLFDKGMVGNTNYIAIAQNSPNKAGALVVVNEMISAEIQASQFSKLRSLPVVDYNKLSDDEKKLFDSVDLGQGSIPQDILLSKRVPEMPAKLIPIIEEIWLEEVVGK
- a CDS encoding ABC transporter permease produces the protein MIKKPFLLLLPVIVLSLLFVIGILNGLIQSFGIMPSLGLTVPTLKYYSEIFSRPDLLSAIGMSLYITLLSSIGAVVLGVFICALLVMSGKAKGRTLQLIKIPIAIPHTVVALFVILIFAQSGLLARVFYHLDIIASQDAFPALLYARNGLGIILAYIWKEVPFVVFFVVSIMANINTSLGEAAQNLGASRWRTFIDITLPLCMPSIKNAFLIIFAFSLGAYELPFLLGSTVPRALPVQAYIEYTHPDLLHRPYAMALNGILFIISFIIAFLYYRLLQHNVVKVNKS